The sequence agaaatattttttttaaaaagtcttaaacaaaaaacaaaaaccacatgtCCATGCAAAAGCTAGCACACGAATGTCCAcggcaatattattcacaatggccaaaaagTGCAGAGGCCTACCAACTAATGAGCAGATAAATACAATGCAGTACATCTATACAATGGCATGCTACATCAGcaataaagagaaatgaagttctgatgcatgttccagtgaaccttgaaaacaggaCACTAAGTTAAAGAAGACAGTCAGAAAGGActacatattgtattattccatttacatggaaggtccagaataggcaaatttatagcAAAAGAAAGTAGAGTGGTGGTTGCCTAGGACTGGGAGCAATTAGGGCAACAGGAGGTGAAGGCTAAGAAAGAGGTTCTTTTTGGGGtattgaaaatattataaaaatgactGTGGTGAcagatgcacaactctgtgaatatactaaaagtcattaaaTTGCACAcattaaatgggtgaattgtatggtatgggaattatatcaataaagctgtttttaaaaaaacaactcatattttttaatgtaacattttgtgtgatctatgcatctttaaaaaaagacaataaagacaattaataaaatttaattttaaaatgttaatggtattaataattatatctgaaaagcaagcaaacaaacaacaacgcTGAAGCCAAATCTTTCACAGCTAGATCCTtggacattcatttcatttaaagCGCCACTGAACACTCATTCCACAGTTTAACAAAGGGCTCATCTTGACACAAAGCCCCCACTGTCTCTAATCCTTCTAACATGCCTCTCAAGCCTCAAAATACTTCCTAGCACCTGATGACTTACTTGTTCAACGTATAATACATTGAAAAAGACAGCGAATTTTTCCACCTGCTTCCAGAAAAGCGCTTGAAGAGTGTTTACTTATCGCACCTAAAAACCCTCTGATGCCACACACAGCCCTCATTTCCAGGAAACGCCTGACTGCCTAAAACTGCTCCCATTTACCAAAACCCTCTAACCAGGAGGCCAGGTCCTCACCTGACATTCAGTCTCCAAAGTCGGGCAAACTCCAGATTTTTAGCAACTCTCATCCGAAAAAAAAGGCTCAGCTAgctgttttccctctctctgagGGCAACtcgccaccccaccccactccataGTGCCCAGGGTCACAATTCTGCCAGGAAACCAGCTGATAAAAGCCtgtggcaaggaaggggaaggaggccGAAGCTAGTCCCGTGTGAGGCAACAGCTGGGCCAGGAAGCGGGTGAGGCAACCCCGGCACCTAGCGTGCAGAATGTAAGGAGGCGCTCCCTCTCGGGGGCCGACCCTCCCCTTGGGCGAGCCTGAGAGTGAGCGCCTCCTTCAAACGCGCACCCCAGGCGCCTCGCCCACCTCACCCCAGTCCTGGCAACCGGACACTCCTTCCTCAAATAGAGGCTCTTGGAAGGCAGGACTGGGTCTCTCCCTCAGCCTTGGCCTTGACATTCCAGCCCCCAATCAACTTTTTATGGGGACGCCAAGGCCAAAGTCGCTGCGCAAAGCTGTTGACTCAAGGGGCTCGGCCAGGGCCGCCCTCGCCGGGCGCCTGCCGCCCCGGGGCCCGCCTCGCTCGCCGATGCCCTCCTCCCGGGGGGCACAGACTCAGCGCCCAGGagccccgcgcccctgcccccgcTTCGGTCCCAGCGCCCCTGCCCCGGGCCCCAGCAGCCCACTCACGAAGCGCCCGAAGCGGATGCGGTCCCCCTCCTCGAGGTGCACGTCGGCCTGCGCCCCGCTGAGGCGGGAGATGACGGACTGGCAGCCGGGAAGCAGGGCCCGCAGGCGCCCCGAGCCGGTGACGTGGTCGGCGTGGCAGTGCGTGTTCACTGCGGGAGAGGGGCGCCGGGAGCGCGTGGGCGGGGCCGCgacccccgcgccccccgcgccccccgcccccgcgcccccggggCGGCAGTGCGGTCCCCGGACTGACCGGCGTAGAGCAGCCGCAGGCCCAGCTCCCGCACCAGCCGCGCGTCCCGGGGCGCCGTCTCCAGCACCGGGTCGATGAGCACCGCCTCGCGCGACTCGCGGTCCCCCAGCAGGTACGTGTAGGTGCAGCTCTCGGGCTCAAACATCTGGGAGGCGGCGAGGGGCAGGTGAGAGACCCCCGCCCACCGGGGACCCACGAGCCCAGGCCCGGGGGGCCCCGCCCCAGCGACCTCCTCCCCCACAACCAAGGAGCCCCCGGTTGGgagtcctccccacccccacaccagggTCCCCAGGCCCCGCTCCTGTGAAGCGCCCAGGAGTCCGGGCCCCGGCGCGCCTCCCGCCACGAtgcaggcgcccggccccccgcgctCGGGCGCCCCCCACcctcgccccccgccccggccccgcgggTCCCGGCACCTCGCACCTGCCGCAGGAGGAGCGGGGCGCCCGCGCCCTGGCTCAgcggccgccccgccccgcgcaccGCCGCCCGCGCGCCGCGCAGCAGCCGCGACCCCATCGCGCCCACCGCCCGCGCGGGACTGAGGCGCGGCGGCCGCGGGCGCACCCGGGCCGaccccggggcggggcggggcggggcggggcggggcccgccTTAAAGGGGCCGCGGGCTGCAGGCGCGGCGGCCGCCGGCGCACCCGGGCCGaccccggggcggggcggggcggggcggggcggggcccgccTTAAAGGGGCCGCGGGCTGCAGGCGCGGCGGCCGCCGGCGCACCCGGGCCGaccccggggcggggcggggcggggcggggcggggcccgccTTAAAGGGGCCGCGGGCTGCAGGCGCGGCGGCCGCCGGCGCACCCGGGCCGaccccgggggcggggcggggcggggcggggcccgccTTAAAGGGGCCGCGGGCTGCAGGCGCCCGCGAGGCCTGCGAGAGCCGGAAGACGGCGAGGCGCGGAGAGCGGGGGAGAGACGCTCGAGACGCGCAGAGACACTCGCGCCCAAACCGAGACCGGGAGAGAACTAGAAATGCAACGAGAGGCCCCCAAAGCCACGGGCCGTTTTATAGGAAAAGAGAATGGTGGGCGAGTCAcggttagaaagaaaaaaatgttgggTTCAAGGGCactggtgtctttttttttttttttttttttttgcattgttgtgaaacatttattataaattctgaaagagcatcatcaaagtattactactaactatagttcctATGTTACATTTGGTGCCTTTTCACCCCAACCCTCCCTTTTggttttttgttcataaaccatacagtttatctaagtgtacaatcaatggcatttggtatagtcacagaattgtacattcatcacttcaatcaatagtAGAACATATTCATTACTacgaaaagaaaaaagaaaaaaatccactaTCACTCCTATATGTTTGCACTACTAATTACGAATCCTATTgtagatttgattttttaaaaagaggtactgGATATTGAATCGACGACCTCGTACACGGAAAGCAGGAGCTAAACCACTgcactacacccactcccctagaTTTGACTTTTGatgtctttctgttttttttttttttggtttgggtttttttgtctgtttggcAATAGTGTCTTCAAGGGCGGTGGGGTGGGTGCCTGGTTCCCAGAACACCATTTAGTCCCACTAAAGTTCACCAGAAAATTGAGCATTGTAACACAATGTATATTTCTTCccaggaagaaataattttttaaaataattttgcagcATATCTTGCAAAATCAGATTTGGGATCATTTGTCTTCTGCCGGGGTGTTAACCTGTAAAAACTGTTCATGTTAATTTACACCAAGGACCTTGAGCTGAGAAACTCTGTTATCTAAAGTTATATAGGCTATCAGGAAGTTGGCTATTTGGAATCTTACCAATAGTGAGAATGGAACTCCCACTCTTGCCCATAGGATCTAAGTCATTTTGTCACAGAGACGCAGCCTTGGTTTCCAACCCAGGTTTCAATGGAGGGGTCTTCAGCAATTATCTTCCACATTTATCTTGACAATGTAATTTCCATAGAAACAGGTCCGTGGGGCTGCTTCTCAGAGAGAGCATAATGTTGACTcctattaatttttatgtaaatgcACCATTTCCCCCAAATCTCATAATAACCCTTTTTCTCCCTGTGTTTGGGGTGATGCCCAGTACGCCTCAGCTTCAGCAAGTCTTTAAACCCAACTTTGCTGGACTCCCAGTGTTTTCCTTTTGGCCCTTATCAGATAGGCTCTATCAGGGGACTCAGAGACAAGAGCTATCTCAGAGATTTGAGAGCCGACACTCAGCAATGCTGAAGAGGTATTCAATGAGATTCTGAGCTACAAGGTTGAGATGGGATGGCCTTAATGTGATATAAAAAGATACACTTGGAGATTCCAAAAGATAGTGAAAGATGGGGAGAGATATTGGGAGATCAGAGCAGGGagagatgtggagagacagggaGAGGATCTTTCAGACCTGGGAGATACCCAGATAGGAGAGAAACCAGTGAGAGAAAAGCTCAGAGTCAAGGAGAgaattttgcttatttattcctCAGGTGTGAGGTCTCTGGGATATCTAGGGACCCTGAGGTGAGGCTGGTGGGGGTGTGGAGCTCAGGCTGAGACTTGGGGAGGTGTAGAGACACTGGGGGAGCCCAGGGGAGGAAGGAGCACCTCAGGCACTCTTCACTGAGGGTACCCGCAAATAAGACCCCCTCGCCCTTGGGGCCCTTTCCTATTGTTTTTGCAGGATTTCTAGACCTTTGATCTGTCCCTTGAAGTCATTGGCTCCGGAGTTTCTGTAGGGGCAGCTGGGGGATGTCCTAAGAGTTAGAAACCTTGGCATCTCCCATCCCAACTGTGTGATCTTTGGTTTAAAACTTATCCTCCCTTGgcttcagttttttcatctgtaaaatgaagctgaaaatatttCCTCCCCGTTTGTGAAGATCCAATGAGTTCTCACATGTGAAGTGTCTGAAAGAGCACCAGGCACAGAATGAGCTCTCTATAGAAGTTGGCCATCCCTATTTGCATCCTCATCCTTGACTCCTTCCTCCCAGTACCACCTCCACCCAAATCATCACCAGGCCCTGTTGAGTTAACCTAGCCATGCCTTTCTATCATCAGTCCCTCTGCCCCAGTCAAGATTTGCCTAAGTTCAAATCACATGGACTCTGGGGCCAAGCTGCAGGAGTTCCAGCCATAGCCTTGTTACTTCCTGTCtgttgtgaccttgggcaaatgacctctcttcttggggcctccatttcctcctctgtaCAAGGATATATAGTAGCACCTCCTCATAAAAAATTGCTGTGagacaagcctctcctgttaacgtttaccagaactgtaattggtgctggggtttaatatatacccagaggatctgaatctctggactgaccatatgatagccaggccctgagcctcaacagacttcagctcctacactctggtttattggacttaccccattcagccaacatggagttgaagaaagtcaaccaccacactatggagcctagagtgcctacaactgaaagcaggaggattgcatccagcatccatgtggaatctaagccccctcttgatatagatgtggagtggacacaaccattccaaggtccacaggatggaggaatagaatatggattagagggaaacggacttggcccagtggttggggcgtccgtctactacatgggaggtccgcggttcaaaccccgggcctccttgacccgtgtggagctggcccatgcgcagtgctgatgcgcacaaggagtgccacgccacgcaggggtgtcccccgcgtaggggagccccacgcgcaaggagtgcgccctgtagggagagctgcccaacgcgaaggaaagtgcagcctgcccaggaatggcgccgcccacacttcccgtgccgctgacgacaacagaagcggacaaagaaacaagacgcagcaaatagacacagagaatagacaaccgggggaggggggggaattaaaaataaataaataaatctttaaaaaaaaaaaaaaagaatatggattagagtggacttactgatattctattcatgaactattgtgattagtaattgaagaaaattggcattggtgtggagaaagtggccatggtgactgctgggtgtggggaatgggaggaagagatgagatgtggaggtgttttcgggacttggagttgtcctgggtggtgcttcagggacagttaccagacattgtatgtcctcccatggcccactgggtggaatatgggagagtgtgggctttgatgtggaccattgaccatgaggtgcagcggtgctcagagatgtattcaccaaatgcaatgaatgtctcatgatgatggaggagattgttgctatgggaggaggagtggggtgaggggagtggggggtatatggggacctcattattttctgaatgtaataaataaataaataaaagaaaaaaattgctgtggggattaaattaattaatgtatATAAAGCACTTGGGACAGTTCCTGTACTTAGTAAGGGCTTGATAATTATTAGCAATTAATAGTATAATATATAGCAACTGCCTCACTGGCCTCTTAGCATCGATCTGCCTTCCTACAGTCTGTTTCCCATGCAGTGAAGTGAGCCTTCTAAAAATTACTATGGTGGCAAAATATACATAACAaagttttcccattttaacaactttccaatatacaattttttttaaagatttatttatttttttaaattatttatttatttttaaaaattacattcaaaaaatatgaggtccattcaaccccaccgcccccaccccccactccccccacagcaacactctctcccatcatcgtgacacatccattgcacctggtaagtacatctctgagtatcactgcacccctagttaatggtccacatcatagcccacactctcccacgttccatccagtgggccctggggggatctacaatgtcccgtaattgtccatgaagcaccacccaggacatcttctcgtcccgaaaacgcctccacatctcatctcttcctcccattccccaaacccagcagccactatggctacccttcccacacccatttcacattttctctgtggacattggattggttgtgtccattgcacatctatgtcaagtgggggcttagattccacatggatactggatgcactcctcctgctttcagttgtagacactctaggctccatggtgtggtggttgagcttcttcaactcgatgttagctgagtggggtaagtccaataaatcaaagtgtaggagctgaagtctgttgaggctctgggcctgggtgtcatattatcagtccagagattcaaatcccctaaatatatctaaaaccccagcaccaactacaattccattaaagtagcatgcaagtcttgtgaaaagagaagatttatttttatttatttctctccccctgccctattgtttgctgtgtccattcgctgtgaggtcttctgtgtccatttgcattctcgTCAgtcagcacgggaatctgtgtctctttttgttgcatcatcttgctgcgtcagctctctgtgtgtgcagtgccactcgtGTGCGAGCTGTgcttttcacacagggtggctctccttgcagggtgcactccttgcacgtggggctcccctatccggaggacacccctgagtggcattgcactccttgcgcgcagcagcactgtgtgtgggctggctcaccacataggccaggaggccctgggttcaaaccctggatctcgaaatggtaggcggatgctctatcagttgaatcacatccgcttccctccaataTACAACTGAGTGGGATTAAATACATTCGTGATGTTGTGGTACCATCATCGCCATCCATTACAAAACTATTCTGTCACCCCAAACAGAGTGAGCCTTTTGTAAATTCAATGAAAAGAAACGGAATCATCACAGCAAACAAATGCAAAGCATGGATCTTTTTTGGATCCTGATTCAAACAAAccaatcattaaaaataataataataaaaacatatttatggGATATGATGTCTGGTATTTAGCTTCAAAATCAAGAGTGGGTAGGGGCAAATAAACCCAGCATTGGCCATAGGTAGATAGTTGTTGATGCTGAACAATGCTATTATTCCGTCTATTTTTCtctaaatgtgaaataaaataaaaggtaacaTATGCTtgggaagagagggaaaagaTATTTATGGGACTATTGGGAAAATGTGAACACTGATAGCATATGTTATAACAAGAAGAAATGAATGTAACGTTTTTAAGGTGTGGTAATGGGATTGCggctatgttaaaaaaaaaaaaagcaaattctgCTCATTTAGAGACACAGACTAAAGTATTTCTGCATGAAAtatctgggatttgcttcaaagtAAGTCAAGGGGCTCATTGCAGAGTATTGCAGAGATGGTGAAACAAGATTGGCCAGGTTAGACCTGGGTGATGGGTATGTAGGGACTAGTTattatattcttccctctctctccttttgtgtatgtttgcaattttccataattaaaaaaaaaacaactgccaaaagcagataccataaagtGCGCTGGCtttaactatgggaatttattagcttcaAGCTTCCAGTTTTgaagctatgaaaatgtccaaatcaagccatcatcaaggtgatgctttcttcctgaagactggctggcaatgatcctggactcttcagtcacaaggcaaggcacataatggcctgtctctccctctctttcagGTTTTCTTGCTTTcgcttcttacttccatggctttctcttctctttgtctgaacttcattctcttataaaggtgTCTGgtaaaaaggattaagacccaccctaaatgacgggtcacatcttaagatcccACTCATTGTGCtcacttcggcagcacatatactaaaattggaacaacacagagaagattagcatggcccttgagcaaggatgacatgcaaatttgtgaagcattccatattttaaaattttaatattaaaaaaaaaaagatcctactcatcaaaatatcctacttacaatgggtccatacccacaggaatggattaactttaagagcacacttttctggggtacacacagcttcaaaccatcacaactggtgaggaaaaaaaaagtatatgaaaactTAAGCCAATTTGTGTCAATTCAGTATTTAAAACCCTCCTTTGGTTTCCCACTCATTTTAGGTCCCTGCCCAACTCCCTGTCCTCAAGTTCTACACTCGCCCCATCATTCTCATGTCTTCCCATAGAGAGGGCTTCTGGATGTTAATTCTTTCAAGCATTCATTTAACACAGATTTATTGAACATCTGCTATTTATGCTAATTCCTGTTTTGGAGGTTGACGACAGAGAGATGAACAAGATAGACAAGCTGTCCATCCCAACAGCGTACATGCTAGGAGGGGACAGGTATACAGTGCTGACAGCATACACAGGGACAAGACAACAGAGTGATGGAGGGAAGGGGGCTCCATGAGGTTAAGCGGGCAGGGGAGACCTGAGTCAGGCCTGCTGAGATGGAAGAAGGGCCTTGATGACAGAACAGcgggtgcaaaggccctgaggtacaATGGAAGAGGCAAGTACAAGAACCAGGAGAACCTGAGTCTGGAGTATGGCATGAGGAAGAGATCCCTTGAACACAGTTGGCTTCTTCCCACCTCCAGGTGTGTGCACTCGCCGTTCCTGGGACATCCTTGACCCCACCACGGCCTAGCTCAAtgcataataaaaacaaaaaggatattgataatatttattgagcactctgTATGCTAAGCACCATTCTAAGCACTTTTCGTTGATTCCCATATTTAATCCTAACAACCCttcatttttatagatgaggaaactaaggtccAGAATGATGaagtgacctgcccaaggtcacacagccagaaaatggcagaaccaggatttCAAAAGTTACCCAAGCAATCTGTTATTCCAGAACCCAAATAACCCGGCATGTATCTCCCACAGCTCCTGGGCTCGCCAGAGCCTGTGGGTTATCACCCTAAAGACCCACCCGTGCACCGGACTTTTATTGGCACTTCACGGTCTTCCCTGCGCCGGGCGGGAAAGTGCACTGTCACTGCTCAGGGAAGGGCGCCAATCCGCGTGCCGTCCCCGGCCCCCACCAGGAACTCCAGCCCTCGAGAACACCAGCCTGGGCACCTCCGAGATTGTTTCGATCTCCCGAGGGGAGGGGCATCGGGAAGCTGAGAATTTTGAACCAACCAATGAGGAAGGGTACGGGAGATCTATGCAAATAAGGATCCTCAGGTCGGGCGTCCGCTGGCTCACAATCTATAGAGTtctgcccctgccctcctgggaaGAAACGTCCAGTCTCTTTTGCAAACGCCTGCAAGTGTGGCCGGGCAAGGGGCTCTAGAAACTGCCTCTGGACTCTCAGAGAAATTCTCGAAAAGGGGAGCACAGAAAACGGGGGCTGGGTGTGCATACGCTAGAAGATATCTCAGTGGCCTCTAAGCGCAGTTTCTCCAAGTTAGGTTGTGCACGTGCTTGACCCCACTCAGCCACCGTAGGCCCCGCAAACCGCAGCAGTTTAGCTCTCTACCAGCTCACGAGCCTGCCTGCCTTTCCCACTCACTCCCTCCTCCCATTTCATCTTTCCACGCCGCAGCCGCCTCTGCACGCGATTGCGCATGCGCACCGACGCCCCCACTGGCCCAGCGTGGGAGGAAGGACCGAAAATGAGGCTGGTCGTGCAcgctccctcttcttccctcccggTCGCTGGGCGCGCGCCGGGCGGTGCAGCTCCACCGGATCCAAGGGCAGCGTAGCAACCGCGGCCGCTGCGGGAGGGGCCCGGAGCCCCGCCCCCGGGGAGGGGCAGGCCCGCAGGTGAGGAGGTCAGGGGTCCGGACCGAGGACCGCCAGGATCCTCGGGAAATGGACCGAGGGATGGACGCCAGGGTTTCCCGGAGGGAGGTCGACTGGGGCCCGGAAGACTAGGTTTCGGAGGGATTGTGCATTAGTGCCTGGGCCTGGGGAAGGTCAGCTGGGCCTGAATGCCAGAATCCCGGGGGAAGCGCTGAAGCCCGGACGCTTGGTACCCCTGCGAAGGCCATTAGGTGTCTTCTGGGTTTCAGCACACTCTGTGCCCCCTTCGGCTTCTCCAGGTCTCCTCTCTACCCCCCACAGCCCAACCTCCGCGCTGGGAATGAAATTTAACTGCAAGAAGGAAAAACGTTGACGCGGCGTCAGTGGACCGAGACTAAGCCTAGAGTTGGACGA is a genomic window of Dasypus novemcinctus isolate mDasNov1 chromosome 18, mDasNov1.1.hap2, whole genome shotgun sequence containing:
- the ETHE1 gene encoding persulfide dioxygenase ETHE1, mitochondrial; amino-acid sequence: MGSRLLRGARAAVRGAGRPLSQGAGAPLLLRQMFEPESCTYTYLLGDRESREAVLIDPVLETAPRDARLVRELGLRLLYAVNTHCHADHVTGSGRLRALLPGCQSVISRLSGAQADVHLEEGDRIRFGRFALETRASPGHTPGCVTFVLNDHSMAFTGDALLIRGCGRTDFQQGCARTLYHSVHEKIFTLPGDCLIYPAHDYHGHTVSTVEEERTLNPRLTLSCEEFVKVMDNLNLPKPMQIDFAVPANMRCGVQSPPS